From the Nitrospirota bacterium genome, one window contains:
- the moeB gene encoding molybdopterin-synthase adenylyltransferase MoeB, giving the protein MSKFEDLMRQVRASIREVPPAQVNRQLGEGTPVHLLDVREKDEFDAGHVKGALFIPRGFLEIKVEDAIPDKESPVIVYCQGGVRSAMAAKAMQDLGYTNVLSMSGGFGLWKRSGFPFEMTETNGNQDKFFSRYDRHIKLPEIGEAGQKKLLKSKVLLIGAGGLGCPAAYYLAAAGVGTLGIIDFDVVDESNLQRQILHSTFDAGRPKVQSAKETLVALNPDVKVVGYQERLSSENTMEIFKDYDLVVDGSDNFPTRYLVNDACVLLRKPVIYGAIERFVGQASVFVPFDTPCYRCLYPAPPPPDLAPNCAEAGVLGVLPGVIGTIQATEALKVLLNIGEPLKNRLLLYDAKKMSFRTVKLHRDSKCPVCGPEASIHKLIDYEAFCASTAH; this is encoded by the coding sequence TTTGAAGACTTGATGAGACAGGTTCGGGCCTCCATTCGCGAGGTCCCTCCTGCCCAGGTGAACCGGCAGCTTGGAGAGGGAACGCCTGTCCATTTGCTCGACGTTCGCGAGAAGGATGAATTCGACGCGGGTCATGTGAAAGGGGCCCTGTTCATCCCCCGCGGTTTCCTGGAGATCAAGGTCGAGGATGCCATCCCGGACAAGGAGAGTCCGGTGATCGTTTACTGCCAGGGCGGTGTGCGGTCCGCCATGGCGGCCAAGGCGATGCAGGACCTCGGATACACGAATGTACTTTCCATGTCCGGGGGGTTCGGACTCTGGAAACGTTCGGGATTCCCCTTCGAAATGACGGAGACCAACGGCAATCAGGACAAGTTCTTCAGCCGCTACGACCGGCACATCAAGCTCCCCGAGATCGGCGAGGCCGGGCAGAAGAAGCTTCTCAAGAGCAAAGTTCTCCTGATCGGCGCGGGTGGTCTGGGTTGCCCGGCGGCGTACTACCTAGCGGCCGCAGGTGTGGGCACACTGGGGATCATCGACTTCGACGTGGTGGATGAATCCAATCTCCAGCGGCAAATCCTCCACTCAACGTTCGACGCGGGACGACCGAAGGTCCAGTCCGCCAAAGAGACTTTGGTCGCCCTCAACCCGGATGTGAAAGTCGTGGGTTATCAGGAGCGGCTCTCCAGCGAGAACACCATGGAGATTTTCAAGGACTACGACCTGGTGGTGGACGGGAGCGACAATTTTCCCACCCGATACCTGGTGAACGACGCCTGTGTGCTGCTGAGGAAGCCGGTGATCTACGGCGCGATCGAGCGTTTTGTGGGGCAGGCCTCCGTGTTCGTTCCGTTCGACACGCCGTGCTATCGCTGCCTCTATCCGGCGCCGCCGCCGCCCGATCTCGCGCCGAATTGCGCCGAGGCAGGCGTGCTCGGCGTCCTACCGGGCGTGATCGGGACAATCCAGGCGACCGAGGCCCTGAAAGTTCTTCTCAACATCGGGGAACCGCTCAAGAACCGGCTGCTCCTCTACGATGCAAAGAAAATGTCGTTCCGGACCGTCAAGCTGCACCGGGATTCCAAGTGCCCCGTTTGCGGGCCTGAAGCCAGCATCCACAAGCTGATCGACTACGAAGCCTTCTGCGCGTCCACCGCACACTGA